The following are encoded in a window of Artemia franciscana chromosome 5, ASM3288406v1, whole genome shotgun sequence genomic DNA:
- the LOC136026844 gene encoding uncharacterized protein LOC136026844 translates to MKTICLALALLVAAASAAPQKIIVRRQTQNVKPAAAPVDKKTIAQPVADVVPIDTKEVSKPIANVGAIDKQTVTKPVADVAKAGGAEELEERFVNSGVRRPVVQTQSHTSSMSIQKGGVSRPLAGGLGGVQSSFGQTGVGLGRPGSTQTGLGQTGLGQTGLGQTGLGQTGLGQTGFKQTSSLSQSTLSRPIAARPIGK, encoded by the exons atgaaaactattTGCTTGGCCCTTGCACTTTTAGTTGCTGCTGCTTCAG CTGCTCCCCAAAAGATTATTGTTAGGCGGCAAACTCAAAATGTTAAGCCAGCTGCAGCTCCAGTGGACAAGAAAACTATCGCCCAACCAGTTGCCGATGTAGTTCCAATAGACACGAAAGAAGTGTCTAAACCAATTGCCAATGTAGGGGCAATCGATAAGCAAACAGTTACCAAACCAGTTGCCGATGTAGCAAAAGCTGGAGGTGCTGAAGAGCTAGAAGAACGCTTCGTAAACA GTGGCGTGAGAAGACCGGTAGTACAAACTCAGAGTCATACATCATCAATGTCTATTCAAAAAGGAGGAGTGTCACGCCCTC TTGCCGGTGGGCTTGGTGGAGTTCAATCTAGCTTTGGACAAACTGGGGTCGGTCTTGGTCGACCTGGATCAACTCAAACTGGTCTTGGACAAACTGGCCTTGGGCAAACGGGTCTCGGGCAAACTGGCCTTGGTCAAACTGGTCTCGGGCAGACCGGATTCAAACAAACAAGTAGTCTCAGTCAATCCACATTAAGTCGACCAATAGCTGCTAGACCCATAGGAAAATAA